In a genomic window of Polycladomyces abyssicola:
- a CDS encoding PTS transporter subunit EIIC has protein sequence MASKEQTLAQAILDHLGGADNVSSLSHCMTRLRVTPKETESVRLEEIRSLEGVLGVVTSTDQLQIILGPGTVTKVAAQLSEMTGISSGEVRDFRAALQDRNRTPFKLFLRRLANIFVPLIPAIVAGGMIMGLNNVMIHSLHLDEKSALVAMLNAISKVIFAYLAVFVGINTAREFGGTPALGGVAGGLIILQDIEKIPPLFGEALVPGRGGLIGALLAAWFISVLEKRIRRWVPSSIDIIVTPTLALLVTGVATYWFLQPLGGRISDGITLGLTSLLDHGGIVAGAVLAGTFLPLVMTGLHQGLTPIHMELLTKTGLDPLLPILAMAGAGQVGAAFAIYLKTKNRTLKNVIKGGLPVGILGIGEPLIFGVTLPLGRPFVTACLGAAVGGAFQAVMGVASVAIGVSGLPLALLIHHGQIVTYLIGIVISYAAGFAITYFFGYKEEMDQYYQSATTATSGRTTLTT, from the coding sequence ATGGCATCCAAGGAACAGACGTTGGCCCAGGCCATTTTGGACCACTTGGGCGGTGCCGACAATGTTTCGTCTCTCAGTCATTGCATGACTCGTTTGCGTGTCACACCAAAAGAAACGGAATCGGTACGTTTGGAAGAGATTCGTTCACTGGAGGGCGTGCTGGGGGTCGTCACTTCGACTGACCAACTACAGATCATTCTGGGACCCGGAACAGTGACCAAAGTAGCGGCACAACTGTCCGAAATGACTGGCATCTCATCGGGGGAGGTACGCGATTTCCGAGCTGCTCTCCAAGATCGAAACCGTACGCCATTCAAACTTTTTCTACGCCGACTGGCCAACATCTTCGTCCCATTGATCCCGGCCATCGTCGCCGGCGGGATGATCATGGGGCTGAACAATGTGATGATCCACAGTCTTCATCTGGATGAGAAAAGTGCTCTGGTTGCGATGCTGAACGCGATCAGCAAAGTGATTTTCGCGTATCTTGCCGTCTTCGTCGGGATCAACACTGCACGTGAATTTGGGGGCACACCGGCCTTGGGCGGTGTCGCGGGCGGTCTCATCATTTTGCAGGATATCGAGAAGATCCCCCCATTGTTCGGCGAGGCTCTTGTTCCCGGCCGCGGCGGGTTGATCGGCGCTTTGCTCGCCGCCTGGTTCATCAGTGTGTTGGAAAAGCGAATCCGACGTTGGGTACCATCCTCCATCGATATCATCGTCACGCCAACACTGGCCTTGTTGGTGACAGGGGTAGCCACGTATTGGTTCCTGCAACCACTGGGAGGCCGGATCTCCGACGGCATCACGCTGGGATTGACCTCCTTGCTCGATCACGGCGGAATCGTGGCCGGAGCCGTGTTGGCAGGCACGTTTCTCCCGCTGGTGATGACCGGGTTGCATCAAGGATTGACACCGATTCATATGGAATTGTTGACCAAAACCGGGCTGGACCCGTTGTTGCCGATCCTGGCCATGGCAGGTGCGGGACAAGTAGGTGCCGCTTTCGCCATCTATCTGAAAACGAAAAATCGTACGTTGAAAAACGTCATCAAAGGCGGACTGCCCGTGGGGATCCTCGGGATCGGGGAACCGCTCATCTTTGGGGTCACACTGCCACTGGGACGCCCGTTTGTAACCGCTTGCCTCGGTGCGGCCGTCGGCGGGGCGTTTCAAGCAGTAATGGGCGTAGCTTCGGTTGCCATCGGAGTGTCAGGATTGCCTTTGGCTTTGTTGATCCATCACGGACAAATCGTCACCTATCTGATCGGGATCGTCATCTCTTACGCAGCGGGGTTTGCCATTACCTATTTCTTCGGTTACAAGGAAGAGATGGACCAATATTATCAGTCTGCCACTACCGCCACATCAGGCCGAACGACATTGACGACCTGA
- the murQ gene encoding N-acetylmuramic acid 6-phosphate etherase, with product MMEPDLSRLITEQINERTRELDQMSALEIVRVMNEEDRRVPLAVEEVLPQVAQAVEAMVDTLKQGGHIFYIGAGTSGRLGVLDASECPPTFSADPSWFQGIIAGGDTALRHAVEGAEDNPQQAATDLEERGFCSRDLLVGLATSGRTPYVIGAVEYAKQMGARTVAITCNPGSVLGKLADIPIEVNVGPEVLVGSTRLKSGTAQKMILNMLSTATMVRMGKVYQNLMVDLQPSNRKLEDRARRIIQQITGVTPEEAEAAWLRCDKEVKTAIISLLTDQTPECARQLLRQAEGQVRIALQLAKKSSL from the coding sequence ATGATGGAACCGGATTTGTCCCGACTGATTACCGAACAGATCAACGAACGTACGCGGGAATTGGATCAAATGTCTGCCCTCGAAATCGTACGCGTGATGAATGAAGAAGACCGACGCGTTCCACTCGCCGTAGAGGAGGTCCTCCCGCAGGTGGCGCAAGCGGTGGAAGCGATGGTGGATACATTGAAACAAGGAGGACATATTTTTTACATCGGTGCGGGCACCAGCGGCCGGCTTGGCGTGCTGGACGCATCCGAATGCCCGCCCACCTTCAGTGCGGATCCTTCATGGTTTCAAGGGATCATCGCGGGCGGGGACACCGCTTTGCGCCATGCGGTGGAGGGCGCCGAAGATAATCCCCAGCAGGCGGCGACCGATTTGGAAGAACGCGGGTTTTGCTCTCGGGATTTGCTTGTCGGATTGGCCACCAGCGGCAGAACACCGTATGTGATCGGTGCTGTGGAGTACGCCAAGCAGATGGGCGCGCGTACGGTGGCTATCACTTGCAACCCGGGATCAGTGTTGGGGAAGTTAGCGGACATTCCGATCGAGGTCAATGTGGGCCCGGAAGTGTTGGTCGGTTCCACTCGACTGAAATCCGGCACGGCACAAAAAATGATTCTCAACATGCTGAGCACAGCGACAATGGTGCGAATGGGGAAAGTGTATCAAAACCTGATGGTAGATCTTCAGCCCTCCAATCGAAAGCTGGAGGACCGGGCGCGGCGGATCATTCAACAAATCACAGGGGTTACGCCCGAGGAAGCAGAGGCTGCCTGGCTCCGATGTGACAAGGAAGTGAAGACGGCGATCATATCGCTGCTGACGGACCAAACACCAGAGTGCGCACGGCAACTGCTGCGCCAAGCGGAAGGGCAGGTACGGATAGCATTGCAACTCGCAAAAAAATCATCCCTCTGA